A genomic segment from Agrobacterium vitis encodes:
- a CDS encoding peptidylprolyl isomerase, whose translation MKLMSLAFAGLLALSTLATNAMAQAGAGDNIMTIQLKDGPVVVQLMPEVAPKHVAQIKTLVSQGQYDNVAFHRVIEGFMAQTGDVQYGNMKSGFDKSRAGTGASKLPNIPAEFSKTPFVRGTVGMARSQDPNSANSQFFIMFGDGSFLNGQYTVVGKVVSGMEFVDKIKRGQGGNGEVSDPDRMIKVTLGKK comes from the coding sequence ATGAAACTCATGTCTCTTGCTTTCGCGGGCCTGCTCGCGCTTTCCACCCTTGCCACCAACGCCATGGCCCAGGCCGGTGCTGGCGATAACATCATGACCATTCAGCTGAAGGACGGCCCTGTCGTCGTGCAACTGATGCCGGAGGTCGCGCCCAAGCATGTGGCGCAGATCAAGACGCTGGTAAGCCAGGGTCAATATGACAATGTCGCCTTTCACCGCGTTATCGAGGGCTTCATGGCCCAGACCGGCGACGTGCAATATGGCAATATGAAATCCGGCTTCGACAAGAGCCGTGCTGGCACCGGCGCTTCCAAGCTGCCGAATATCCCAGCCGAATTTTCCAAGACGCCTTTCGTGCGTGGCACGGTTGGCATGGCGCGTTCCCAGGACCCTAACTCTGCCAATTCGCAGTTTTTCATCATGTTCGGTGACGGCAGCTTCCTGAACGGCCAATATACCGTGGTTGGCAAGGTTGTGTCCGGCATGGAATTTGTCGATAAGATCAAGCGCGGCCAGGGTGGCAATGGCGAGGTCAGCGATCCCGACCGGATGATCAAGGTCACCCTCGGAAAGAAATAG
- the coaD gene encoding pantetheine-phosphate adenylyltransferase, whose protein sequence is MTIAFYPGSFDPMTNGHLDVLVQALNVVPKVVVGIGIHPGKVPMFSFEERAELIASSLGEAVPERAGDVSVVAFDGLAVDAARQHGATLLVRGLRDGSDLDYEMQLAGMNRQMAPDLQTVFLPAGTASRPITATLVRQIATMGGDVSAFVPPQVSRALKSRLKA, encoded by the coding sequence ATGACAATTGCCTTTTATCCGGGCTCTTTCGACCCAATGACCAATGGCCACCTGGATGTTCTGGTTCAGGCGTTGAATGTCGTCCCCAAGGTTGTCGTCGGGATCGGCATTCATCCCGGTAAAGTGCCGATGTTCAGCTTCGAGGAGCGCGCAGAGCTTATTGCGAGCAGTCTTGGCGAGGCCGTGCCTGAGCGGGCAGGGGATGTTTCGGTTGTCGCTTTCGATGGTCTGGCCGTCGATGCCGCCCGCCAGCATGGGGCGACGCTTTTGGTCCGCGGCCTGCGCGATGGGTCAGATCTCGACTACGAAATGCAGCTTGCGGGCATGAACCGGCAGATGGCGCCAGACCTGCAAACGGTCTTCCTGCCAGCCGGTACGGCGTCGCGGCCCATAACGGCCACATTGGTCCGGCAAATCGCCACCATGGGCGGTGATGTCAGCGCCTTTGTCCCCCCGCAGGTGTCGCGGGCATTGAAATCCCGGCTCAAGGCTTGA
- the sufA gene encoding Fe-S cluster assembly scaffold SufA, with protein MGFAVMTMTDAAAARVKEIVENSGSDAKGIRVGIKKGGCAGMEYTIDLVTEPNPRDDLIARDGASVWLEPAAVLYLLGTEIDFETTTLRSGFTFRNPNQTSACGCGESVELKAADLAELAKQRQAVHV; from the coding sequence ATGGGCTTTGCGGTGATGACCATGACCGATGCGGCAGCGGCCCGCGTCAAGGAAATTGTCGAGAATTCCGGTTCGGATGCCAAGGGCATTCGTGTCGGCATTAAAAAGGGCGGCTGTGCGGGGATGGAATATACCATCGACCTGGTGACAGAACCGAACCCGAGGGATGACCTGATTGCCCGCGACGGCGCCTCCGTCTGGCTGGAGCCAGCCGCAGTGCTCTATCTGCTGGGTACGGAAATCGATTTCGAAACCACAACCTTGCGCTCCGGCTTTACATTCCGCAATCCGAACCAGACCTCGGCCTGTGGCTGCGGCGAGTCGGTAGAATTGAAGGCCGCAGACCTGGCCGAGCTGGCGAAACAGCGGCAGGCGGTCCACGTCTGA
- a CDS encoding SUF system Fe-S cluster assembly protein, protein MNTSKNDEKPDVREGIVHSSIPPEEVARLSDDIISALKTVYDPEIPADIFELGLIYKVDIEDDRMVKIMMTLTAPGCPVAGEMPGWVENAVGSVEGVSGVQVEMTFDPPWTPDRMSEEAQVAIGWY, encoded by the coding sequence ATGAATACCAGTAAAAATGACGAGAAGCCGGATGTGCGCGAAGGTATCGTTCATTCCAGCATTCCGCCGGAGGAAGTCGCCCGCTTGTCGGACGATATCATCTCGGCACTGAAAACCGTTTATGACCCGGAAATTCCAGCGGATATTTTCGAGCTTGGCCTGATTTACAAGGTCGATATCGAAGACGACCGCATGGTGAAGATCATGATGACGCTGACAGCGCCCGGCTGCCCGGTGGCTGGCGAAATGCCAGGTTGGGTGGAAAACGCAGTCGGCTCTGTGGAAGGCGTTTCGGGCGTGCAGGTGGAAATGACCTTCGATCCACCATGGACACCGGACCGGATGTCTGAAGAGGCGCAGGTCGCCATCGGCTGGTATTGA
- a CDS encoding cysteine desulfurase, translating into MSKLPSTYDIEAVRKDFPILSRLVHGDKPLVYLDNGASAQKPQAVIDAISHAYSNEYANVHRGLHFLSNAATDAYEAAREKVRRFLNAGSVDEVIFTKSSTEAINTVAYGHGMKEIGEGDEILLTIMEHHSNIVPWHFLRERKGAKLVWVPVDDDGAFHIEEFEKRLTDRTKLIAVTHMSNALGTVVPVKEICRIARERGIPVLVDGSQAAVHMPVDVQDIDCDWYVMTGHKLYGPSGIGVLYGKMDRLRAMQPFMGGGEMIVDVTEDMVTYNDPPHRFEAGTPPIVQAIGLGHALDYIEGLGREAIAAHEADLTAYAHERLTAINSLRIFGNAPGKGAIFSFELKGIHAHDVSMLIDRRGVAVRAGTHCAQPLLSRFGVTSTCRASFGLYNTREEIDALVEALDYAKTFFG; encoded by the coding sequence ATGTCGAAACTTCCATCGACCTATGATATCGAAGCCGTCCGAAAGGATTTCCCGATCCTGTCGCGGCTGGTGCATGGCGATAAACCTCTGGTCTACCTGGACAATGGTGCGTCTGCGCAAAAGCCCCAGGCGGTGATCGACGCCATCAGCCATGCCTATTCCAACGAATATGCCAATGTGCATCGCGGCCTGCATTTTCTCTCCAATGCCGCGACCGATGCTTATGAAGCGGCCCGCGAAAAGGTGCGGCGCTTTCTGAATGCCGGATCGGTGGACGAGGTGATCTTTACCAAATCCTCGACCGAGGCCATCAATACGGTGGCCTATGGCCATGGCATGAAAGAGATCGGCGAGGGCGATGAAATCCTCCTGACCATCATGGAGCATCACTCCAACATCGTGCCCTGGCATTTCCTGAGGGAACGCAAGGGTGCAAAATTGGTCTGGGTGCCGGTGGATGACGATGGCGCGTTCCACATCGAGGAATTCGAAAAGCGGCTGACCGATCGCACCAAACTGATTGCCGTCACCCATATGTCCAATGCGCTCGGAACCGTGGTTCCGGTCAAGGAAATTTGCCGGATTGCCAGGGAGCGCGGCATTCCGGTGCTGGTCGATGGTAGCCAGGCGGCGGTGCATATGCCGGTTGATGTGCAAGATATCGACTGCGACTGGTATGTGATGACCGGCCATAAGCTTTACGGCCCATCCGGCATCGGCGTGCTCTACGGCAAGATGGACCGGTTACGCGCCATGCAGCCCTTTATGGGCGGCGGGGAAATGATCGTCGATGTAACCGAGGATATGGTAACCTATAACGATCCGCCGCATCGGTTCGAGGCAGGAACGCCGCCAATCGTTCAGGCCATCGGGCTTGGGCATGCGCTGGATTATATCGAAGGTCTTGGCCGCGAGGCGATTGCCGCGCATGAAGCGGATTTGACCGCCTACGCCCATGAGCGGCTGACGGCGATCAATTCGCTGCGGATTTTCGGCAATGCGCCGGGCAAGGGTGCGATTTTCTCCTTCGAGCTCAAGGGTATCCACGCCCATGACGTATCGATGCTGATCGACCGGCGCGGTGTAGCCGTTCGGGCTGGCACGCACTGCGCGCAGCCATTGCTGTCTCGTTTCGGTGTGACCTCTACCTGCCGGGCCTCTTTTGGCCTATATAATACCCGTGAAGAAATCGATGCGCTGGTGGAAGCGCTTGACTATGCCAAGACCTTCTTCGGCTGA
- a CDS encoding VOC family protein: protein MADLPVNLDHAVIHVSDWERARDFYTKVIGAEAVATAAGGYVFRLGAQQLNVHGPGAIGTPVARIPVAPGNSDLCFRWRGKISDAKAHLEAQGIDIELGPIRRFGAMGEGTSLYFRDPDGSLMEFISYDA, encoded by the coding sequence ATGGCTGATCTTCCCGTCAACCTTGATCACGCCGTGATCCATGTTTCCGATTGGGAACGGGCGCGCGATTTCTACACGAAGGTGATCGGGGCTGAAGCGGTCGCGACGGCAGCGGGCGGATATGTTTTTCGGCTTGGCGCACAGCAGTTGAATGTTCATGGCCCCGGCGCAATTGGTACGCCGGTGGCCCGCATTCCTGTCGCTCCGGGAAACAGCGATCTTTGCTTCCGCTGGCGTGGAAAGATCAGCGATGCCAAGGCCCATCTCGAGGCCCAGGGGATCGACATCGAACTGGGACCCATTCGTCGCTTTGGCGCTATGGGCGAGGGAACAAGCCTCTATTTTCGCGATCCGGATGGCTCGCTCATGGAGTTTATCAGCTATGACGCTTAA